The following are from one region of the Lates calcarifer isolate ASB-BC8 unplaced genomic scaffold, TLL_Latcal_v3 _unitig_663_quiver_1255, whole genome shotgun sequence genome:
- the LOC108879439 gene encoding tetraspanin-13-like, with protein MGCAGFTCSKHSLCALNILYVMVSLLMIGIAAWGKWFGLVSSFQVVGGVIGVGVFLFFVALAGLIGAMKHHQVLLFFYMIVLFMVFIVQFSVSSACLAINREQQDHLLEVGWNNSQSTQRDVEKSLNCCGFKQVDPNGPVML; from the exons aTGGGCTGTGCTGGATTCACCTGCTCCAAACACTCCCTGTGCGCGCTCAACATCCTCTATGTT ATGGTGAGCCTGCTGATGATCGGCATCGCAGCATGGGGGAAGTGGTTCGGTCTGGTCTCCAGTTTCCAGGTTGTAGGAGGTGTGATCGGTGTGGGGGTGTTCCTCTTCTTTGTGGCCCTTGCCGGCCTCATCGGAGCCATGAAGCATCACCAGGTCCTGCTCTTCTTT TACATGATTGTCCTGTTTATGGTGTTTATTGTGCAGTTCTCTGTTTCCAGTGCCTGTTTGGCCAtcaacagagagcagcag GACCACTTGCTGGAGGTAGGGTGGAACAACTCTCAGAGCACACAGAGGGATGTGGAGAAGAGCCTCAACTGCTGTGGCTTCAAACAGGTGGACCCCAACGGCCCTGTGATGCT